In one Mucilaginibacter ginsenosidivorax genomic region, the following are encoded:
- a CDS encoding SDR family oxidoreductase, translated as MKTSKNTILITGGSAGIGFELAKQLSADNHVIIIGRNETRLQKAAAQLPNVSTITADVSNAEDVEKLVAKLTTDFPELNIVINNAGAANLNNLLSDTNTFEKAGEEMLTNYLSVIRLNEKLLPSLKKQPDAAIVNVSSVVAFAPSTRLATYGATKAALHAYTRALRLALADTGVKVFELMPPLVDTEFSAEIGGKNGIPPAQVADEFLAGLKNDTYEIRVAGTEQFYRLYLSNPDEALRVMNLPRE; from the coding sequence ATGAAAACTTCAAAAAACACCATACTCATTACCGGCGGCAGTGCCGGCATAGGTTTTGAGTTAGCAAAACAATTATCAGCAGATAATCATGTTATTATTATTGGCCGAAACGAAACCCGCTTACAAAAGGCTGCTGCCCAATTGCCAAACGTGAGCACTATCACCGCCGATGTATCCAACGCCGAAGATGTAGAAAAACTGGTAGCAAAACTAACTACCGATTTCCCCGAACTGAATATCGTGATTAATAACGCAGGCGCGGCAAACCTTAACAACCTGCTTAGCGATACCAACACCTTTGAAAAAGCCGGCGAGGAAATGCTGACCAACTACCTGTCGGTTATCCGCCTGAATGAAAAGCTGCTGCCATCACTCAAAAAGCAACCTGATGCGGCTATAGTAAACGTATCATCGGTAGTTGCCTTTGCGCCCAGCACCAGGCTTGCCACTTATGGCGCTACCAAAGCAGCATTACACGCTTACACCCGTGCCTTGCGCTTAGCATTGGCAGATACCGGTGTTAAAGTTTTTGAACTGATGCCACCGCTGGTTGATACTGAATTCTCGGCCGAAATTGGTGGTAAAAATGGTATTCCGCCAGCCCAGGTTGCCGATGAGTTTTTAGCCGGGTTAAAAAACGATACCTATGAAATACGTGTTGCCGGTACCGAACAATTTTACAGGCTTTACCTATCTAACCCTGATGAAGCCTTAAGAGTGATGAACTTACCAAGGGAGTAA